From Denitrovibrio acetiphilus DSM 12809, the proteins below share one genomic window:
- a CDS encoding GGDEF domain-containing protein, producing MANRSDYIASELSKIVTQMLKNMAANKVKVSSANIKSHLLSDERFEDLIKYAMCGGEKSDLLRYVTPLKGFVAEASLKNVEDLVFNPDKGFDEAQKTLLNALSDHIISLERRQHKVSNFIEDVFTKFVGLQAELTSSFSNSIDFVEEDLALDQKLLGDAEDMHKVLKSENSIEYLRTKMLESFSNFVDTFGSKTESKKGRLDTINKEYTTVNSELEDYKKQVSKLQNDLNKYKTESITDHLTSLYNRKYMDIKMTEEIDRYRRMNTSFCIMLVDIDYFKNVNDNYGHLIGDQVLKHLAKLLKDSIRKTDFAFRYGGEEFLIMLTNVDVRNATHVAEQIRKKLKETNFSLKENSFNVTASFGIALFEKDDTQESVIKRADERLYKAKQTGRNKIVSS from the coding sequence ATGGCAAACAGATCAGACTATATCGCATCAGAACTTAGCAAAATAGTTACTCAGATGCTTAAAAACATGGCTGCGAACAAAGTTAAGGTTTCATCTGCGAATATCAAATCACACCTTTTAAGTGATGAACGCTTTGAAGACCTCATTAAATATGCAATGTGCGGGGGAGAAAAGTCTGACCTGCTCCGTTATGTAACCCCCTTAAAAGGATTCGTAGCTGAAGCATCACTTAAAAATGTCGAAGATCTCGTATTTAATCCGGACAAAGGATTTGACGAAGCACAAAAAACTCTCCTCAATGCACTTAGCGATCACATTATATCCCTTGAAAGACGCCAGCACAAAGTCAGCAATTTCATCGAAGATGTCTTCACAAAATTTGTCGGACTTCAGGCAGAGCTCACCAGCAGCTTCTCGAACAGCATTGACTTTGTCGAAGAAGACCTGGCATTAGACCAGAAACTTCTCGGTGACGCAGAAGACATGCACAAAGTGCTGAAAAGTGAAAACTCTATCGAATATCTCCGAACCAAAATGCTGGAATCATTTTCAAACTTTGTTGACACTTTCGGCAGCAAAACTGAAAGTAAAAAGGGGCGGCTGGACACAATCAACAAAGAGTACACAACAGTCAACTCTGAACTAGAAGACTATAAAAAGCAGGTGTCAAAGCTTCAGAACGACCTCAACAAATATAAAACAGAATCCATAACCGATCATCTCACCTCCCTCTACAACCGTAAATACATGGATATAAAGATGACCGAAGAGATCGACCGTTACAGGAGAATGAATACATCATTCTGCATAATGCTTGTCGATATTGATTATTTTAAAAATGTAAATGACAACTACGGGCACCTTATAGGGGATCAGGTGTTAAAGCATCTTGCAAAGCTGCTTAAAGACAGTATAAGAAAAACTGATTTCGCTTTCCGTTACGGAGGTGAGGAGTTCCTCATAATGCTTACAAATGTTGACGTAAGGAATGCCACCCATGTAGCCGAGCAAATCCGCAAAAAACTTAAAGAAACAAATTTCAGTCTGAAAGAAAATTCTTTCAACGTTACAGCAAGTTTTGGTATTGCCCTCTTTGAAAAAGATGACACACAGGAATCCGTTATAAAGCGTGCAGACGAAAGACTTTATAAGGCTAAACAGACAGGACGAAATAAAATAGTATCCAGCTAA
- a CDS encoding ATP synthase F0 subunit B, translating into MLYVDYTLLIQIVQFLVIIFLGKKMILDPVLATIEGRDSKIDGMKDEAEQLKEKVEQYRADYAEKMTEMRVELAEHHKKIKDDASKEAAAKVQAVKVEIDGKVAAARAEITVQSAKAKDEMNAMVAEISDMIVDRIMLSA; encoded by the coding sequence ATGCTGTATGTAGACTATACATTACTTATTCAGATAGTTCAGTTTCTTGTAATTATCTTTCTCGGTAAGAAGATGATCCTTGATCCTGTCCTTGCTACTATTGAAGGCAGAGATTCTAAAATTGACGGCATGAAGGATGAGGCTGAACAGCTTAAAGAAAAAGTTGAGCAGTACAGGGCAGACTATGCCGAGAAAATGACAGAGATGAGAGTCGAGCTTGCTGAGCATCACAAAAAAATAAAAGATGATGCTTCAAAAGAAGCTGCTGCCAAAGTTCAGGCTGTTAAGGTTGAAATTGACGGCAAAGTTGCTGCTGCAAGAGCAGAGATTACCGTTCAGTCTGCCAAAGCTAAAGATGAGATGAATGCGATGGTTGCTGAAATCTCTGACATGATTGTAGATAGAATAATGCTTTCCGCATAA
- a CDS encoding H+transporting two-sector ATPase subunit B/B': MKKVLATLTLAMVSFTAFAAEHGGEHAVDMTALWKNFGYRVIVFVVLVAIIVKLAKKPLLNFLDKRTADIEKAIADANDAAEYAKAELTNYEIKMEGFEKDLETMKEKSLKAAEAEKELILEDAARQIEKLQAFAENAIASETKKATVTLKREAVLAAIEAAEAKLGSKLDEATQKKLLEQYIKKMEVAG; the protein is encoded by the coding sequence GTGAAAAAAGTTCTTGCAACACTCACACTGGCTATGGTGTCTTTTACGGCATTCGCAGCCGAACATGGTGGCGAGCACGCAGTCGACATGACGGCACTCTGGAAAAACTTCGGTTACAGAGTCATCGTTTTTGTTGTGCTTGTTGCCATCATAGTCAAACTCGCTAAAAAACCTCTCCTTAATTTCCTTGATAAAAGAACAGCCGACATTGAAAAAGCTATAGCAGATGCAAATGATGCAGCTGAGTATGCTAAGGCTGAGCTTACTAATTATGAAATTAAGATGGAAGGTTTCGAGAAAGACCTTGAAACAATGAAAGAGAAATCTTTGAAAGCCGCAGAAGCTGAAAAAGAGCTCATCCTTGAAGATGCCGCAAGGCAGATCGAAAAGCTTCAGGCATTTGCAGAGAATGCAATCGCATCCGAAACAAAGAAAGCTACTGTTACTCTGAAAAGAGAAGCTGTTCTTGCTGCTATCGAAGCAGCAGAGGCAAAGCTCGGCAGCAAGCTGGATGAAGCAACTCAGAAGAAACTACTTGAGCAGTACATCAAAAAGATGGAGGTGGCAGGATGA
- the atpH gene encoding ATP synthase F1 subunit delta, producing MKENIIASRYAQALFSEAKSDGKAEDVIAQLSAISALYDASEDFKVLVKNPLIKKEAKQSVIDELKNRGALDEFLYKFLTLLVSKNRLSLLHLIAEQVIAMDMKDKGKAEAFVTVASPLDDASKSSLNDVLSKLTGKKITIRETVDASILGGVIAQVESSLYDASVKGQLNKIKEQLI from the coding sequence ATGAAAGAGAACATTATAGCCAGCCGCTACGCTCAGGCACTTTTTTCCGAAGCAAAATCAGACGGTAAGGCGGAAGATGTCATAGCACAGCTTTCAGCTATCAGCGCACTTTACGATGCGTCTGAAGATTTTAAAGTTCTGGTGAAAAACCCGCTTATCAAAAAAGAAGCAAAGCAGTCCGTTATCGACGAACTTAAGAACAGAGGAGCACTGGATGAATTCCTTTATAAGTTTCTTACTCTTCTCGTCAGCAAAAACAGACTTAGCCTGCTTCACCTGATAGCAGAGCAGGTTATAGCTATGGACATGAAGGACAAAGGGAAAGCAGAGGCGTTTGTTACGGTCGCTTCACCTTTGGACGATGCATCTAAAAGCTCGTTGAACGACGTTCTGAGCAAACTTACAGGTAAAAAGATTACCATCAGAGAAACAGTTGATGCCTCCATCCTCGGCGGTGTAATTGCTCAGGTGGAGAGCAGTCTTTACGACGCTAGCGTCAAAGGGCAGCTGAACAAGATAAAAGAACAGTTGATATAA
- the atpA gene encoding F0F1 ATP synthase subunit alpha: protein MQIKAEEISQIIRDQIKNFDQKIDMEEVGTILTAGDGIAKVYGLENAMAGELLELPGGVHGIVFNLEEDNVGIVIMGEYAHIGEGDTVKRTGKIASVPVGEALIGRVVDALGQPIDGKGPIETKEFDVIEKIAPGIVKRKPVHEPVQTGIKAIDSMIPIGRGQRELIIGDRQTGKTAVAIDAIINQKGQNMICVYVAIGQKRSTVARIVDTLEKHGAMEYTIIVSASASDPAPMQYIAPLAGTTMGEYFRDRGQHALLIYDDLSKQATAYRQMSLLLRRPPGREAYPGDVFYLHSRLLERAAKLSDAEGAGSLTALPIIETQASDVSAYIPTNVISITDGQIFLESDLFLSGIRPAVNVGISVSRVGGSAQIKAMKQVAGSLRLNLAQYRELAAFSQFGSDLDAATQAQLRRGAKLVEILKQGQYKPVKVEEQVVIIFAGVNGLLDSIETSALLKFESEFIAYLKSNKADILSEIVSAGKISDELSAKMKAATEEFKKMFTA, encoded by the coding sequence ATGCAGATCAAAGCTGAAGAAATAAGCCAGATCATACGCGATCAGATTAAGAACTTCGACCAGAAAATTGATATGGAAGAAGTCGGTACTATCCTCACCGCGGGTGACGGTATTGCCAAAGTCTATGGTCTTGAAAATGCGATGGCTGGAGAGCTGCTTGAGCTTCCAGGCGGAGTACACGGTATTGTTTTCAACCTTGAGGAAGACAACGTCGGTATCGTTATTATGGGTGAGTACGCTCACATCGGTGAAGGCGATACTGTTAAAAGAACAGGTAAGATTGCTTCTGTACCAGTTGGTGAAGCTCTCATCGGACGTGTTGTTGACGCACTTGGTCAGCCTATTGACGGCAAAGGACCTATCGAAACAAAAGAGTTCGACGTTATCGAGAAAATCGCTCCTGGTATCGTAAAAAGAAAGCCTGTACACGAACCTGTTCAAACAGGTATCAAGGCTATCGACTCTATGATTCCGATCGGTAGAGGTCAGCGTGAGCTTATCATTGGCGACCGTCAGACAGGTAAAACTGCTGTTGCTATCGATGCAATTATTAACCAGAAAGGTCAGAACATGATCTGCGTTTACGTTGCTATTGGTCAGAAGAGATCAACTGTTGCACGTATCGTAGATACACTGGAAAAACACGGAGCTATGGAATACACTATCATAGTTTCCGCTTCTGCATCTGATCCTGCGCCAATGCAGTACATTGCACCTCTTGCAGGTACTACAATGGGTGAGTACTTCAGAGACAGAGGGCAGCACGCACTGCTCATCTATGATGACCTTTCAAAACAGGCTACTGCTTACCGTCAGATGTCACTCCTTCTGAGAAGACCTCCTGGACGTGAAGCTTACCCTGGTGACGTTTTCTATCTTCACTCAAGACTTCTTGAGAGAGCTGCGAAACTTTCCGACGCTGAAGGCGCTGGTTCACTTACAGCTCTTCCTATTATCGAAACACAGGCGAGTGACGTTTCGGCTTATATCCCGACAAACGTTATTTCGATTACTGATGGTCAGATATTCCTTGAGTCAGACCTTTTCCTCTCTGGTATACGTCCGGCGGTTAACGTTGGTATATCTGTATCAAGGGTTGGTGGTTCTGCTCAGATCAAAGCGATGAAGCAGGTTGCCGGTAGTCTCCGTCTGAACCTTGCTCAGTATCGTGAACTTGCTGCATTCTCTCAGTTCGGGTCAGACCTTGATGCTGCCACTCAGGCGCAGCTCAGACGTGGTGCCAAGCTTGTTGAGATTCTTAAACAGGGACAGTACAAACCTGTTAAAGTTGAAGAGCAGGTTGTTATTATTTTTGCAGGTGTTAACGGTCTTCTTGACAGTATAGAAACATCAGCTCTTTTGAAATTCGAATCAGAATTTATCGCATATCTTAAGAGCAACAAAGCTGACATTCTCAGTGAGATAGTTTCAGCAGGTAAAATCTCTGACGAACTTTCAGCTAAAATGAAAGCGGCAACAGAAGAATTTAAAAAGATGTTTACAGCGTAA
- the atpG gene encoding ATP synthase F1 subunit gamma codes for MPGIMDIKRKIKSVQNTQKITKAMKMVSAARMRKAEEAMNDARAYANKIYELCCNMAEKVDSESHPFLAQKAEVKNICLAIITSDKGLCGAFNSNVLKKTTAFIKEHEGKNIKFVMVGKKGNDAFGKRGYEVLEKYITFGGRITYEEAGEIGDKLVDYYLNEEVDEIYTIHNEFKSTSVQVGKVTKVLPLAFEAPEVAAADGAVDYIYEPKADVLLKEIMPRYINFTVFFAVLESIAGEHGARMIAMDNASRNAGDLVRKLELQFNKARQAAITTEILDIVNGAEALNG; via the coding sequence ATGCCTGGTATAATGGACATAAAACGGAAAATTAAATCCGTTCAGAATACGCAGAAGATCACGAAAGCCATGAAAATGGTTTCCGCAGCCAGAATGAGAAAGGCTGAGGAAGCTATGAATGACGCTCGTGCTTATGCGAATAAAATCTATGAACTCTGCTGCAATATGGCAGAAAAGGTTGACTCTGAGAGCCATCCGTTTCTTGCCCAGAAAGCAGAGGTAAAGAACATATGTCTTGCCATTATTACCAGTGACAAAGGTCTTTGCGGTGCGTTCAACTCAAACGTACTGAAAAAGACCACAGCTTTCATCAAAGAGCATGAAGGCAAAAACATTAAATTTGTAATGGTTGGTAAAAAAGGTAATGATGCTTTCGGAAAGCGCGGATATGAAGTGCTTGAGAAGTATATCACCTTTGGCGGCAGGATAACCTATGAAGAGGCCGGTGAGATAGGCGACAAGCTTGTTGACTACTATCTTAACGAAGAAGTTGATGAGATATATACTATCCACAATGAATTCAAGTCTACCTCTGTACAAGTAGGTAAAGTAACAAAAGTGCTCCCTCTGGCGTTTGAGGCTCCTGAGGTGGCTGCTGCTGACGGTGCTGTAGATTATATCTATGAGCCCAAAGCAGATGTTCTGCTTAAAGAAATAATGCCCAGATACATTAACTTCACGGTATTCTTTGCTGTACTCGAATCCATAGCGGGCGAGCACGGCGCAAGGATGATCGCGATGGATAACGCATCCAGAAACGCAGGTGACCTTGTAAGAAAACTTGAGCTTCAGTTTAACAAAGCTCGTCAGGCTGCTATTACTACTGAAATTCTGGACATTGTTAATGGTGCAGAAGCACTTAATGGATAA
- the atpD gene encoding F0F1 ATP synthase subunit beta has translation MAENIGKVVQVIGPVIDVKFETGQLPEIYNALEVTIGDHTVICEVEQHLGENIVRTVAMSSTEGLVRGSQAKDTGQAITAPVGKNVLGRIINVTGDPVDEAGPLETETRWPIHRPAPTLEDQDTGTEILETGIKVIDLLEPYTKGGKTGLFGGAGVGKTVLIMELINNIAQEHGGYSVFAGVGERTREGKDLLEEMEESGVISKVALVYGQMNEPPGARMRVALTGLTVAEYFRDEEGQDVLLFVDNIFRFSQAGSEVSALLGRMPSAVGYQPTLGTEMGELQERITSTSKGSITSVQAVYVPADDLTDPAPATTFAHIDATTVLSRQIAELGIYPAVDPLDSTSRILDPGVVGEEHYAVARGVQAVLQKYKELQDIIAILGMEELTEEDKMTVARARKIQRFLSQPFHVAEQFTGTPGKYVPLKETVKAFKAVLDGEVDHLPEQAFYMVGGLDEVYEAAEKLKAGK, from the coding sequence ATGGCTGAAAACATAGGTAAAGTTGTTCAGGTAATTGGTCCTGTTATCGACGTTAAGTTCGAAACAGGTCAACTTCCAGAGATTTACAACGCTCTTGAAGTTACAATTGGTGACCACACAGTTATTTGTGAAGTTGAGCAGCACCTCGGTGAGAACATCGTAAGAACAGTTGCGATGAGCTCAACAGAAGGTCTGGTCAGAGGCTCACAAGCAAAAGATACAGGTCAGGCTATTACTGCACCTGTTGGTAAAAACGTTCTCGGACGTATTATAAACGTAACCGGCGACCCTGTTGATGAGGCTGGTCCTCTTGAGACAGAAACCCGCTGGCCTATACACAGACCTGCACCTACTCTTGAAGATCAGGATACAGGTACAGAGATACTCGAAACAGGTATTAAAGTTATCGACCTTCTTGAACCCTACACAAAGGGTGGAAAGACAGGTCTCTTCGGTGGTGCTGGTGTTGGTAAAACAGTTCTTATTATGGAGCTTATCAATAATATCGCTCAGGAACACGGCGGCTATTCAGTTTTCGCTGGTGTTGGTGAGCGTACCCGTGAAGGTAAAGACCTTTTGGAAGAGATGGAAGAATCCGGCGTTATCAGTAAAGTTGCGCTGGTGTATGGTCAGATGAACGAACCGCCTGGTGCACGTATGAGAGTTGCACTTACAGGTCTGACAGTCGCTGAATACTTCAGAGATGAAGAAGGTCAGGACGTTCTGCTGTTCGTTGACAACATCTTCCGTTTTTCTCAGGCAGGTTCTGAGGTTTCCGCTCTTCTCGGTCGTATGCCGTCTGCGGTTGGTTACCAGCCTACACTCGGTACAGAGATGGGTGAGCTTCAGGAACGTATTACATCAACATCCAAAGGTTCTATTACATCAGTTCAGGCTGTTTACGTTCCTGCGGATGACCTTACTGACCCTGCTCCTGCTACTACATTCGCACACATTGATGCGACTACAGTTCTTTCACGTCAGATTGCAGAGCTTGGTATTTACCCTGCGGTTGACCCACTTGACTCAACATCACGTATCCTTGACCCTGGTGTTGTAGGTGAGGAACACTATGCAGTTGCTCGTGGTGTTCAGGCTGTACTCCAGAAATATAAAGAACTTCAGGATATTATCGCTATTCTTGGTATGGAAGAGCTTACTGAAGAAGATAAAATGACTGTTGCAAGAGCTAGAAAGATTCAGAGATTCCTCTCTCAGCCTTTCCACGTTGCAGAGCAGTTTACAGGTACTCCTGGTAAATATGTTCCTCTTAAAGAAACTGTTAAGGCTTTTAAAGCTGTTCTTGATGGTGAGGTTGATCATCTCCCAGAGCAGGCATTCTACATGGTGGGTGGTCTTGACGAAGTTTACGAGGCAGCAGAGAAACTTAAAGCAGGTAAATAA
- a CDS encoding F0F1 ATP synthase subunit epsilon, translating into MADTIRLELVTPERMILSEDVEEVIAPGVEGDLGVLPEHAPLLTALRVGEMAYRVGKQIDYIAIVGGGFLEVNNNKVIVLADDAELGQEINLDEAIERKLKAEQNLEQERKADESAFNSAQVQLMKELTRVQIAEKYRAK; encoded by the coding sequence ATGGCTGATACAATTAGGCTTGAACTTGTTACACCGGAAAGGATGATCCTTTCTGAAGATGTTGAAGAAGTGATAGCTCCCGGTGTTGAGGGTGACCTTGGCGTTCTCCCTGAACACGCACCGCTTCTCACAGCTCTCAGGGTTGGCGAGATGGCTTACAGAGTTGGCAAACAGATAGACTATATTGCTATTGTCGGAGGCGGCTTCCTTGAAGTCAACAACAACAAGGTGATAGTTCTTGCTGATGATGCCGAACTTGGTCAAGAAATAAATCTTGATGAAGCCATCGAGCGCAAGCTCAAAGCTGAACAGAACCTTGAGCAAGAGCGTAAGGCGGATGAATCTGCTTTCAACTCTGCTCAGGTACAGCTTATGAAAGAACTCACAAGAGTTCAGATAGCTGAGAAGTACAGAGCTAAGTAA
- a CDS encoding glycosyltransferase family 4 protein — MNICYINFNKNWGGVKTWSLDFGRSLQDNGHSVTAVVRPETGFDTACKRAGFDTRCFNPGMKCNPVSIFKIIRILKKKKIDVAIVNISKDLNVGAVACFIAGVRVFHRIGLPRDIRNRMEDRLMHKIADGVIVPSAGLKRALQCFDFMDANKINVLYNSKNKAVYLPKEHVQKHKVVIGVTSQLTSSKGHIYLLQAVRRLRDEGYNFLLKIAGRGNLHDKLNEYITGSGLEDNVVLSGFQSDIPAFLDSLDIYVLPSLMENFPNSLLEAMFTGLPCIATDVGAVSEILGEAGIIVEPVNIDALYTNIKNLIENVRLRADLGRKARARCLEKYDIDVNIMKFEDILKEAAR; from the coding sequence ATGAATATTTGCTATATCAATTTTAACAAAAACTGGGGTGGAGTCAAAACATGGAGTTTAGATTTTGGTAGGTCATTACAGGATAATGGGCATAGTGTTACTGCTGTGGTGCGACCCGAGACTGGTTTTGATACTGCCTGTAAACGTGCAGGTTTCGACACAAGATGCTTTAACCCAGGTATGAAGTGTAATCCGGTATCTATATTTAAGATAATCAGAATACTTAAAAAGAAAAAAATTGATGTTGCTATAGTGAATATATCAAAGGACCTGAATGTTGGTGCTGTTGCCTGCTTTATAGCGGGGGTGCGCGTTTTTCATAGAATAGGGCTCCCAAGAGATATCCGAAACCGTATGGAAGACAGGCTGATGCACAAAATCGCAGATGGCGTTATTGTTCCGAGTGCTGGTCTGAAGCGTGCTTTACAGTGTTTTGATTTTATGGATGCTAATAAAATTAATGTGCTTTATAACAGTAAAAACAAGGCTGTCTATCTGCCAAAAGAACATGTTCAAAAGCACAAAGTAGTGATAGGTGTGACCAGCCAGCTTACAAGCTCGAAGGGGCATATTTATCTTTTACAGGCTGTTAGGAGGCTAAGAGATGAAGGTTATAACTTTCTTTTGAAGATTGCAGGTCGAGGAAATCTTCATGATAAGCTTAATGAGTATATTACTGGCAGCGGGCTTGAAGATAATGTAGTGCTAAGTGGCTTTCAGAGTGATATACCTGCATTTTTGGATAGTCTCGATATCTACGTACTGCCTAGCCTTATGGAGAATTTTCCTAATTCTCTTCTTGAAGCTATGTTTACAGGGCTTCCGTGTATTGCAACAGACGTTGGAGCAGTTTCTGAGATCTTAGGGGAGGCGGGGATTATTGTTGAACCTGTGAATATTGATGCATTATACACAAACATAAAAAACCTTATTGAAAACGTCAGGCTTCGTGCAGACCTTGGGAGAAAGGCAAGAGCGAGATGTCTTGAAAAATATGATATTGATGTTAATATTATGAAGTTTGAAGATATCCTGAAAGAGGCTGCCAGATGA
- a CDS encoding LysE family translocator — protein MTVESSITFFVAMSLFVASPGPGVMGCVAVAMRQNIKNSVAFIVGMIAGDLVYLLFAVFGLTALASNFNFLFQVVRMAGGAYMLFLAYKMWRFVPEQQQIKMPSRKRGNFFAGLFITLSNPKVIIFYCGFLPNFMNLASLSHIDLLIVSLLVSFVIVVVMGSYSVIAGKTGGFLSRRSGKVLNRSAGTALAATGTYMIFKQ, from the coding sequence ATGACTGTTGAGAGTTCGATTACGTTTTTTGTTGCTATGTCGCTTTTTGTAGCCAGTCCGGGGCCAGGTGTGATGGGCTGTGTAGCTGTTGCTATGAGGCAAAATATAAAAAATTCTGTTGCTTTTATTGTTGGAATGATCGCAGGAGACCTTGTCTATCTTTTATTTGCTGTCTTTGGGCTGACAGCTCTTGCCAGCAATTTTAACTTTTTATTTCAGGTTGTGAGAATGGCCGGAGGAGCTTACATGCTTTTTCTGGCTTATAAGATGTGGCGGTTTGTACCTGAGCAGCAGCAGATAAAGATGCCTTCACGTAAACGCGGCAACTTTTTTGCGGGTTTGTTCATAACACTTTCGAACCCGAAGGTGATCATCTTTTACTGCGGTTTTCTTCCTAATTTTATGAATCTGGCGTCATTGAGCCATATTGACCTTCTGATTGTGAGCTTGCTCGTGTCTTTTGTAATTGTAGTTGTTATGGGGAGCTATAGTGTTATAGCTGGCAAAACAGGCGGGTTTTTGTCAAGACGTTCCGGAAAGGTTCTAAACAGAAGTGCCGGCACTGCTCTCGCTGCCACCGGCACATATATGATATTCAAACAATGA